A region of the Fulvia fulva chromosome 7, complete sequence genome:
TGGATTCGCGGGGGGAGTATCTGCCGGTTGTGGTGTTGATTCATGGGGGGTGGGTTTGATCAGGTATGTCTATGGTCATGTTCGGATGATGGGGCGGTGGTGGTGTCGGGAATGGCTCATGCGGTTCTATCGGTAGGGTGGGAGCCGATGGTTCCAGGGGGAGTCCATGGTGAATGCGTCGAATGGCGAATGTGATGAGTAGAACTGGAAGATTTCCGCTGATCTGATGTGTAGGCGGCTTCATATGGGTGAACATCCAGTATCGGCTGGGAATGCTGGGCTTTCTTGGTGGCAGTGATGTAGCGCATAATGGTGTTCGCAATGCTGGGTTGCTGGACCAACGGGCTGCCCTGGAGTGGATACTGTACAGAGGAATATCAGGAGCTTTGGTCAGTACATCAATCTCTCGATTCAACCTCGACTGACAATAAATAGGTGGCGATCCTGCAGAGGTCACGATCTGGGGTGCATCGGCCGGAGGAGGGAGTGTAACTGCTCAACTCATTGCTGGCGGCGCTTTCGACGAGCCTCCTTTCTCTGCAGCTATAGCTGAGTACCGTATGTCGACAGATCTCTTTGATATCCACGTGATGCTGAAGGTGGCACAGCTTGGTGGCAACCATACATCAACGAGACCCAGCAAGATATCACGTATCGACATGCGCTTGAGTTGTCTCAGTGCAAGACTACAACTTGTCTTCGTGCGTTGCCGGAAGAACAGATGGTTGTTCTCGCCCAAGCGGTGCTTAATGCCTCCTATCCTGGTCCTGGAGCTGTTTATGGCGTAGGTCTGTTCCGACGTGATGTCCGAGTGTTGCCAATGAGAGACAGCCTTACTACTTCGGTTCAGTGGTGGACGACAAGTTCATTCTCGACCTTCCTAGCCAGGAGTTCGCGTGTGGTCACTTTCATGATGTGCCTTTGATCGTTGGGCACTCGGTGTGAGTCGATTATAAGTCTTGAGGTGCCTCACAGCTGACGGATCTTGCAGCAACGAGGGTAGTATCTTCGTGAGAAGAAATTACAGCCCTCAGGTCATGGCCACAGACGATGCTGAGCTCCTCTTTCCCTTCGCAGGACCTGCCTTCCTGTCCCGATTGTACAATTTGTATCCACGGGCTGCATATGACTCCATCTCGAACCAGACAGTAGGCTGGTTTGGCGACTTCGTGCGTACCGCACCCTGGCTCGCTTTTGCCCCCCTATTGACCATATTAGAACATCAACTGCCCGACCTACCACACGGCCCACAACGCCATCGACCGCACCTCCAACAAATCCGCAGTCTGGAAGATGCTCTTCAACGCAGGGCGCAAGCGCCATGGCGCTACCTTCGAGTACCTCAATTCCAACTACACCGGTCTTCCGCAGGCCAGTAATCAGACTCTGGGGCAGATTATGTCTTCATACTGGATGTCTTTCATCATGACTCAGGACCCTAATGTGTTGAGGATGGATCGTGCGCCTGATTGGCCTAGCTATGCTAGTGGAGGGATCGGGACGCTTGATACGGGAGAGGCTGTGGGGTTCCAGACGTTGGAGGTGATGGATGATGCGATGGAGGCGGTGGTTGATAACGATGCGTCGGCGAAGTGTGACTTTTTTGCGAGTCGTGCTTTCCAGGTGCAGAATTAGACTGCAGAAAATGTGAGGAAGCCGCGTGTGTGAGGTTGCCACCTCCCTTCTTTGTTGTCAGCAGTGCAGATCAAAGTACACACCTGCAGAAGTCGCGAAGCAGAACACATGCGTGGACGCAACTCCCCGGTGGCATGCTTGCTACTGCTTCTGCTGAGATCGCCCGACGTGCCTGCTTGAAGGTTGTATTGACGATTCTCTCAAAGGTCCTTTGCTAATTCTGCCGCAGACATCCCCAACAAGCATACCATTCTGCAGCACCGCTTCAGCATTCCAGCAGCATAGTCCTTCGCACACATCAGGAGACACATCCCAACAACAGCATCCCACCCTACCCATGGCTGGCCCAACCAAGGAAGACGACGGTCCAGTCGGCGGAACCCAGCATCCACACCACTACAGGCCCGCAGGCTTGCCACCTCAGACAGGCGGCCACGATGACGAGCCAAGAGTCTACGACGACGCAGTCGGCGATAGTGCAGCAGACTACGAGCCTCAACGCTCTGACAGTCTCGCACCCCCAAGTGGGCCCAGCGGCAATCCGATAGTACAGACTCTGCCAACCGACTCGAGAGACGACGTACCAGAACCACCTCCCACTCGTCCAATGCCGGTCTTGACACCTACTCGTCCCGAACCCTTGATCATCAGAGACGAAGTCAGACCCCACGGCGTGAGTAACGGACCCTTGGGTCTCAAGTGAAAGATGACTGACCAAACCACCCAGAGCACTACCTCCTCACCAGATGGCGTCGCACCCCTCGAGAGCGATTGGCCATCTCCCCTTTTCTCACGCCGTCGTGGAGCCTCCGCCACCTCAGATCTCGACCAGAACGAGCTACGCCTCTCTCGATCGCTCCCCAACGACGCGTGTGGAGTTGCGCCCCAGACACCGCTCTTTGGCTCAGAACGGCTCTCTCAGCGTGAGAGCTGCCAACAACCCTCGGCCGTGGCACCTTAGCAAGGACCTACCCCTCATAACTCATCCCGCGCCCCCATCGGTGGCATGTACGACGGCGCGATCGACCCAAACGCTGATCCGGAAACGAATCTCCGGCGTGTACGAGCGATCGAAGCTGCTGGAGGCAGCGCCCGGGCTGATGGGCAAGTTGACGGAAGCGCGGGGAGCGCACGCGTGGACGACTTACCCACGTCGGATCAGCTGATAGATGAGCTACTGGAGCAGTTGACACTGGCAAACCAGTCAAACGGCGCTCCCAACACGAACGGCAATGCTGGAGCATCGGACAGTGAGCCCAGTAGCTCAGACGAAGAGCGTTTCGAGGGGGGAGGCGCGCGCTGACGCGGTGCTGCAGAGTCGAGCAACTTTGTGTGGTGGGCCATAGGGTTCTTGACATTGGTCGGGCTGCTATGCCTCGTTCTGGGAGCAGCAATCATCCTACAGTTGGTGTTTCCATACTGGTGGGCCCATGTCTTCCAAATGCAGTCGTATTGGATGACGGATCGAGAAGGCTATAAGTATGGGTATGGCTGGACTATCATTGGAGACGAGCAGTGCCAGATGAGGGGGAGGTACTTCTATTGCGAGGAGCGGACGATTGATAGGAGGGTTTGATTTTGGGTCTCGAAGTTTGCGAGCGCGCCCGAGGTGCGGAGTGTTGTGGGTGGCTATCAAGTTCGTAGATTGAACTCGAAGCATTGTTTTGGGCTCTCATCTCCCATGATTCCCTCAGCTCGTGTGCTCTTTCGTTCCAGCTTCCAAAATCGACTTTGCTTCCCATGCTCTCCTTCAGGATCGCAGCAGCGGGGCACCTCATCGTAGTCCCAGCCTCCTGACATCAGCACTCGTCCTCTTACCCTCAATCATCTCACTCATAACAAGCCCAGTCTCCAAACCCAGACTGATCCCCCAGGGCCCAGGTCCAGCACAGACATACACGCCCCCATCCTCCGCCATCCTCATACCTCCAAGCTCCTTATCTTCCATCCTCGTCAGAATCGGCGCCCCGCTCCTCGTAACAGGCCTGAAACATAAACCTTCCCTCAGCACCTCCAGATCACTCACATCAGTCCCATCCCTCCCAGGTAGAGTGTGCGCCACCGCTATCAAATCCTCAATCGCTTCAGGGTCTGGCACCGCTTCGCTTGCCTTTTCAGGGAGAGGTAGGTCACTGTCGTTAAGGCCGGCGATGTAGATTTCCTCTCCTACTCGGGAGAAAATTTCAGGGCTGAAGCTGTTTTGCATTGTTGTGAGAAGCGCGTGGCAGCCACGGGTTTCGTGTTCTCTCGTCCAGCGAGGGCTTTTTACGACGATGCTGTGGCCTGCGTAGGGTGTGACGGCGATTGTGGTTGGCGAGGAACGGAAGAGGGAGGCGAAGATCTGGGGCGTCCAGGCGCTCGCTGAGATAAGAAGGCGGGTACAGGGGATGTGGTGTTCGGTGTCGTCGCTGTCGCTGTCGCGGAGAGTTATGCCGGAGAGGATGCCCGTGGGGTCTGTTGTGATTTGGACCGCTCGGGCTGGATGGTGCAAATGAACACCTCGGGATGTACATTGATCGAGAAGGAAGTGTGAGAGGCGTAAAGGATCAACCTGAGCTACGCCGCCTTCTTCGCCGATATGGTCCACAGCGTCGCCATCCCTCTTTCTAAGCCAAGATGGGCCATTGCCTGAGACGAACTCATGTACGCCAGGGTCTTGCGCTGCTTGGGCTCTACTTGTACCATTCGCTAGCCATTCCGTATCTTGCCTCCCTCCGGATGAGCTTCTTCCTCCGCCATCGACCAAAGATATGCCTGTGCTCCTGCTGTAGCCCCAGTTCTGTCTACCATTGTGTTCATCTGCTAGCTCTTGATGTAATTGGAACGACAGTCTACCTAGACTTGCTGTCGCCGGCCCGAACCAGTCCTCAGCAATGAAACCGCCACTCTTACCGCTCGCGCTGTCGAATAGTCCGTCGCTCGCTTCGACGAGATGTATGCTGTCGGGTCGTGTAGTGGCGGATTGTGAGAGGTAGTACGCTGTGGCACAGCCGATGATGCCGGCACCTAGGATAACAGTACCGCTTGCGCCGGCCTGGTCGTTCGATCTCGATGGAGTACTCGGCATGATGAAAGCGCTTTCGGCTGGGACCTAGACCAGTTGTCGTGAGGTAGGTTTGGGTATGAAGTGTATCTGTCAAGGAATACATATAATACAAGCAAGAATGATAATGAGGACTGCACTTACATTGACTGCGAACCCATGTGCCTACAGTATAGCATGTCCTATCCCCAAGTTAACAACGAAGACAAGATATCGGGGAGCTGTGCTTGGAAAGATCCAGTCGTGCCAGTCTCCTTCGAAGTGGGGTGAGCAATGACGAGCCGTGGGGTCGTGATTTCGGCTGCTCGCATCCTTCCAATGCCTCTTCAATCCAGCAACACACTCTCTCACAGTAAACATCACAACCTATCCACATCATAGCATCCACTATGTCAAAAGTCATAGCTCTCACAGGCGCCTCCCGCGGTATCGGCCTCACAATTGCTCACTACCTCCTCGAACACTCCCACAACCTCGTCGTCGTTGCCAGAACCGCAGGACCCCTCCACGAGCTCGAGGAACAATACCCTGGCCGCGTCGCAGTGCTGGCCGGAAATCTCAACAACGTCTGGTTAGGGCAGGAGATTGTAGACTTGGCGTTAGAGAGGTTCCAGAAACTTGATGGGGTGATTGTCAATCATGGTGTTTTGAATCCGGTGAAGAGGATTGCGGACAGCATGGTGGAACAATGGCGGGAGGCGTTCGATGTCAACTTCTTCTCGGCGGTCTCGATTGCAAAGGCAGCGGTGCCAGTGCTGAGGAAGTCGAAGGGTACGATTCTGTTCACATCATCTGGAGCAGCAAGCACGGCATATCCAACCTGGGGAGCATATGGCAGTGCGAAAGCTGCGGTGAACCATCTGGCCATGACCATTGCAAGCGAAGAGAAGGATATAACAAGCATTGCTATTCGACCAGGCGTCGTAGACACCGACATGCAGCGGGACATTCGTGAAAAGCACAACACAGCCATGGATCCTGCTGATGCGGCGAAGTTTGCCGAGTTGAAGAACACGGGTGGTCTGTTGAAGCCGGAGCAGCCTGGGTATGTCATGGCAAAGTTGGTACTCGATGCGCCCAAATCCTTGAGGTATGTCATACGGTCCAGACGAGACGAGTTGGGCTGACATTTTGCAGTGGCAAGTTTCTAACATGGAACGCGGAGGAACTGAAGGCATATCAAGTGCAAGGATAGGAGACTTGGTTGGATACGACAGGCGATATGCCACTATCCTGGGCTGATCAAGTCGAGCTTGAGCTTGAACTCGAGACACAGCCCGCTCGTGTGGACACACCGGTCGAAAATGATACTGTGTTGCCGCCTGCACCCCCATTGCAAGTGTCAACGGGAACACAAACTGAAGATGATGCTGTCCCACAGCCTCCACCACCACCATCGCAAGTGGACACCGACACACCGGTTGAAGATGATGCTGTCCCACGGCTTCTATCACCATCGCCGCAGGTGGACATGGATACACCGGTTGAAGATGATGCTGACCCACGGCCTCCATCATCATCGCAGCAAGTGGACAAGGACATATTAGTTGAAGATCATGCTGTCCCACGACCTCCATCACCACCGCCGCAAGTGGACGCGGACCGACCGTTCGAAGATGATGCTGTCTCACGGCCTTCATCATCGCCGCAAGTGGACAAGGATATATCGGTTGAAGATGATGCTGTCCTGCGGGCTTCACCACCACCATCGCACGTGGCAGAGGACACACCGGTTGAAGACGATGCTGCACCACCACCGCCGCAAGTGAATTCGGACTCAGCAGTTGAAGATGATGCTGTCCTGCAGCCTGCACCGCCACCGTCGCAAGTGGTAACCCCCCAGGCAACAAACCAACCTTTCCGATGGCCATATGTGAAGCTGCACTTCGGTAGCTTCCAGAGTATGAGGGAGCTACATTTCAATACTGACGATCAGTCAGTCGTTCAGTCTCATCTCGTGACTTGCAAATACAAATTGAAGAGGCGTAACGGGTCAGTCGAAAGATGAAAAGCATACATTTGATCAGCATGAGGCACGAGGCCTTCAGGCTTAGCATGGAATGTTTTGTTGCATCACGTGAGAAGGGTAGAAGTAGATGATGAACTTACCATTACAATGAAGACGTACGTTATTGTCACCACGGACTCAGTCTCGTGACTTCACGCCTCACTCAGAGAGCGCTCATCCAAGCTGTCGCTGGTAAAGCTTGACAAGCTGTAGAGCGCGCGGTGGTCAGATCGTGAGAGTCATAAGGCTTGGGCCAGCTCGGACAATAGACTCAAATCCTGCATAATGGTCGCCGGAATCTTGCACCCCCTACCTGTACACAGTCAGCGCCATGTCACAAGTGTATCGGTGAATATGGCATTGCAGGGAATTGTGGTGCTCAGCTAATCGAACGAAAATCCTCATGAAATATCGGAATTTGATAGTATATTTTGGTCATCATGGTATGGTGTAGCATCGGGTAGGGTTGTCTTACCTTCTGATCATCGCTCGCCGACAGCGAGATGTGTGATTCGTGTTCAGCGAGCGATGTGCCGGGCCATAGACTGATGTCGACAGGGTGTCCAGCGAGTGAACCACAGTCGTCGAAGCTTTTGCAGGTGCCCAGAGTCAACTTTCCAAGTCGACGGCGACAGAAGAGCCATCAGGCATCGCAGGTATTCGAACCAATCGGAGGGGATGATGTCGTATACCTACATCACTTGTACAAGTCAGCACACGTCCACACCATGAAGTGCTCGAGCGGATGTGGTTGAATTTGGGGATTTCAGTCGGTGCTTTGGCGGCACGGTCAATCACCACAGAAGCTTTCGAGAAGCTCGTTGGTAAGATAGGGGCGACAACAGATCATCATGTAAAAGGGGAGGGAAGGGTGATGGTGGTGGAGAGCGACATACCTTTTGCGCGTGTTGGTGGTGAAGAGAAGAGAAAAGCTGCAGAGCTTGGAGGTTTTGATAATGTTGGCACGGCGCACTCCCGCTAGCCGCGATCTGCCGCTGTCCAATCGGAGAAAGTTGGCCTGCGACAACTTCCGCGTCTTTACGCGACTCGATTCACGAGGATGTGAGAGTACTTAAGTGCACATCCACCATCCATCTGACTCTTCTACAACTTTGTTCGATCTTTGCGATACTCCCAGATCTCCGCGATCAGTTCACCCGAATCTCACCCCCGCCACGATGTCAGACAAGGAGTTTGGAGGTATGTTCCTCATCATCGCACATGCCTACACTTCAGACATGCGCCTGCAGCTGTTACGCATCTCGCAAATACGTGGGCGCTTTCAGATTGACTGATATAACTGTAGGTAACGATGACCTCTCTCTTCCAAAAGGTACGTTACACAGCATACAATACCCTCCGATATGACGAAGGAATCGGGGCATCTCGGTCAGCCCAAATACGGCAAGAGAGGCCAAACGATTACGACGACTGTCTCGGAGGCCGTCAAAGCAGAAGATGCACGTGAAGCTAAATCTCTCCCAACAGCCACCGTCCAAAAGATCATCAACGAAGTTCTCGCGACGAATCCTGCCTTCGAAGGCGCCAACCTCGCTTTCGCCAAGGACACCCGAGATATCCTGATCGAATGCTGCGTCGAGTTCATCACCATGTTGACATCGGAGGCGAATGAAATTGCCGAGAAGGATGCGAAGAAGACGATTGCATGCGAACACATTACGAAGGCTATTGCAGATCTGGGATATCCTGACTTTGTGCCGGAGTTGGAGAAGGTCGCTGCTGAGTTCAAGACGCAGCAGGCTGTAAGTTGGGTGTCATAGGAATTCGGGGTGGATGGGCTAACGATGGCGCAGCATCGAGAACGGAAGCAGACTAAGATCGAGCAGAGCGGCATGTCGCATGAGGAGTTGCTCAAGGCCCAAGAAGAGCTGTTCAAGAGTGCGGGAGACAAGTACAATGCTGGCCCGGCAGAGTAGAGATTGGAGAGGGATTCAGCTCCAGCAGAGCAAATCTCGTGCAAGAGCAGAGATATTGATGGGTTAGCGCGGCGTTGGTTGGATGTATATGATACCCACACATCTTGGAAGATGCTCTTTCGGTATGCTTTCTCCATTAGGTATGATTATACTTTGATGAAGCAGATTCTACGCATTCGGGTACTCTCCGCGTACTCTCTTGCTGTGTATGCAGGTGCAGCGACAAGTTTTCTGCCCTAAATCCTTTGCCACGACTAGCAGCACGGTCGAGGCGGCCCTCGATAGACCGGAATAAGACTGCAGGCAGCTTCGCGTACATGGAGTGCTGTGCGACATGACAACTGCAATCAGCTGAAGGTCCGCTTCTCCCTCTCGAGGCGCTGTGGGAAGGGCGAGCTGCGCGAAGTCCTTGCTTGCACCGCCGTCAGGCATCCATACATACGCTGGGCAAGCACCAATAGCACAATCCTGGTTCGTGCGCCACCTACCTCTGCATGTTGGAATCGACGCAGGAGCAAAAGGGTTATAGCACGCCTCCAGAGATTTTCGCGTGCTTCCTAGTTCCTCATACACGTCTGCGCACTGCCGCCTATGGACCCACATACAGGATCTGCAATTATGCGACCACCTCTTGTGGACGCTAGCAGTCAGGTCCGACTTTTGAGCATCAGTCGTGACAGAAACCTCCTGGCCTACTCAGACGATTTGCACTGCACGCTTGCAAGCTACGCGCTCATTGACGTGAGTGGACGATACACGGCAGTCTCGTATACCTGGGGCCCCAAAACACCCACCAAGACCATCTTCGTCTGAAAGTTGAACCTCCCGATGACGGAGAGCTGACATATTACCCTCCTCCTCAGGCGTTCACCTCTGTGAAGGCCCGGACTACTTAATCAGGCCCTGCTTATATTGCAGAAGGACCGTCCAAACCGCTGTAGGAGTACGCGGGCTTAGAGTCTTCCAGCGAAGCACCAACACAGGGCGACAGCGAGGCGTCTGTGGCCGAGATAGCATCCATGGATTGGATTGGATTGTGAAGCTGCCGACTACACCAGCCGCTCCGGCACACAGAGGTAGCGTTCCAAGCCATACAACTAAGAAAGCCAACTTCAGGCTGTTCATTATCACATCACATAATGCTGGATCCCCAAGTCTCAGTCCAACACTCCACGACATCGTTTTCCCCATCAGTGCCAAATTCGGGAATTACATGAAGATGGTTGAACGCGAAGGGACATCAGCATGGGCAAAATCAGCTCATGCAGACCGGGTATAGCCATTTATGGTGCTCTGCGAACATGAGATCAGTGGACAAGAAGTCATTCAAATGCATACAGATCGATCAGTGGCGACAGACTTTCCAGAGCACTATCTCAACCTCCAACTGATGCCTACCGGCAATCCCCCAATGCCTCCTAAATCGTCTCTTTCCCATGGACGACCGGTGTACTTACTGGCCAACACCCTCTTTACTGGCCAGCCAGCAAATTGTATGGTGCAACCTCCGGCTCATGTTGTATACATTTTTCCTCATCTTTCCTGACCATTTACCCAGAACCTGTGCCGAATATGGTTGAGATGTACTGTTTCATCGGCTACCCGAGGCTTCAACATCGCGTGAAAGCAGTCTTCGAATGGCTCATCACCTGCATGTTGATCAGTAGTCCCGAGAGATCGAGGTGTTGAAACAAGACAAGGTCCATAGGGCACAGCCTCCCCATCGACAAAAAGTTACTCATGGATGTCGACAGCGGTAGACTTGCGATTGTGGTGGGCCATTGGATGCTGAGCTGTCGGTCATCAAAGGCTTCAACGCCCTGCAACGTCGATCGTACTACCCTTGGCCGCCTTCTCAGGCCGCAGCAGTCGCACAAGGTCGATATGATCCCAGAACGGACATCTGTTGTGAGCGATTGTTGGTGCCTCGGAGATGGTTTGCTGTACAGAGTCTTCAAGAGTAACAATGCTATCTCTGTCGGATCGCACGATGAAGAACCTTCGACCAAGAGGGCTTGAGATTGGCCTCTGGGGAAGTGTCAGTCGAAAGGTCCATTTGATAAGAAAGTCGTAAGTCACCTGAAGAATAGCGTCCACCAAAAAGCTGGAGTGAGTGCAATGGTCGAGAAAGCGACATACGTCCTTGGAGGCTCTGCTTCGAACGTGGTGATATAGCTGTGGCCGAGCGGCATGTCTCACCTCCTGTCTGGCCAGTAGCTGTGTTCTTCCTGGGTGGAACATGCTGATCACGAATGGATCGTCGAGTGTAGAGCGATGGATGATTGCGATGATGAGAGATGTGCTAAAAGATGGAGCTGCAATGTATTTGGTGCTATGTTAGTTCTCGGATGATCAACGTATATCGATCTTATATCTTCTGCTAGGGACTCGGGCAGCGCGCTTTCTCTTGTTGACAATGAGTCCTGCTCGTCGTTCTGCCATCACGGTTATCCTTTCGAGAGCGAGATCAATGCATCGTGTGCTCAAGGCTAGCCTCACTAGTGATGTTTCAGCTAATTCAATCGCCAAAGCTGGCCCAGCCTGCTTGGCGATATGTTGCGAACATTCTTAGGTTCGACCGAGCAGTGCGTGAAGTAATAACAGACCTGCTGTCGACAGGGAGACAGGTCGTGGTTCTTGACGCATCTACACTCGGTGTCGTGACTCCAGGTGTGTCGTTGACTCGTGGCTGCGGGAAGAATCCACCTTGGTCAACGAGTATCTCGTACGAAGTGCCGCGCTCGAGCTTCCTGCTTGAACGAAACAATGACTTGAGACCGTGGTTTGAGACCTTGCCACGAAGCTTGCGGTAGATGGACTGCATGTCAGACATTCCCGCTGTAGTGTTCGGGTACTTGCGTCGATGCTTCTGGTGGGTCTCAGGCTGTGTAGAGAGAGAGGTCTTGTAGCGAAAAATGAAGAAGCAATGATGAGCCCATGACTTGTCGTGGGCGTAGTCTTCTCTGGCCAGCGTGATGTGTTGTAGCCTCATTCAAAGGACGCTCGTTAACGGCCATGTCGTCGGCGTCGATTATGCCGTGGCTCGTAGCAGCCTGGGGTGCCTCTTCAAAACCTGAAGTCGCTCTTTGTGTTTGTCTGTCACTTCACCATGGCGGAGCATGAGGTGAGGCCCGTCCACCACGATCATACGTCGACAAAACGCATTAGTCTGGAGGTCGTTCAACTCCGCCATGGAAGCGGCTGCGAAATTAGTAGCTGGCATCTAGCACCAATATACTACGCTTTCAATCGGGTAAAGCACGTCTGCCGGGCTGATGAAAGAACCTTGTTTGTTCATAGACTGCACACTACATCTGATCATAATCCTGACAAGCCCACCATTGCTGCTGCTTCGGAGATGGTGCTCGACTGCCGACCCGCGAAACAGCTGAGACAGACGACACAGGCGACACCGGCGACACACCACCATCGATCGAAGCATCTCGAGATTGTAAAGGTGTAGCATTCGGCTCAGGTATAGTCAGGACTGGCGGCCCGCCAGGGATGTGCCGCGACATTGGCCGCCCATCTGAGATTGGGGTGCGCAATTCAGAGCGCGTGATAGCGCTGATCGGGGTCTGGAAGACATCTTCATCTCCAAAAGTGTCGATGGGTGGCGGTGGAGGAGGCGGGGGATGATATGCCTGATACTGCTGGCTGTGGAATTGCTTGCTTACTTCGCCGTGATCGGGATGTAGTGGCTCGCGGGATGCTGACATGGCGCCTGGGTGTGGAGTTTCAATCATGGAGAGATCAGATTGTCCTCGCGTTTCATACTTGGGAGACATGCGCTTGTGACTCTGTCTCTTGCGACGCCGGAGGAAGAGCAGAGCGATCAGGGCGAGAAGAAGTGGGACTCCAACTCCGACTCCGACTCCAAGGCCTATTTTCGCGGACTGAGTCAATCCGCCAGAGCTGTCGTGTCCCTGCTGTGCTGAGGTATCTTGTTGAGAAGAGGAAGTGCTCGATGAATCTGTCGCTGTCGGTTTAGCCAGACCAGCAGTGCTAGTAACTTCGCCAGCCTTCGTGTTAAAGGGGGCGCTGGTGCTTGCTAATGTTGGCGTGACCACGGCCTGTGTCCCGCTGGGCACGTCGAGCGTGGTAGTAACGACGTTGCCTTCGGCATCAATTGTGGTCTCCACATCTGGGGCGCGTGTGGTAGCGGATGAAAGATTGTCTGTAGTGGTATCGCCGGTTGCAGTACCTGGGTAGTATAGTCAGCACGCTGCAAACAATGCTCCGCGATGCTCCTTGCTTCATACCTGCTGTCGTAGCCGCAGCGAAGATCGATGACCTTATGCTTGCCATAAATGATTCTTCAGGACTGTCTTGACGTTCCACAAGATCCCTTGCTGGCAGCATCTCTTCCTCAACAGCACGCCTCAGCTCCCTCCTCTCCTCCCCATCATCATGTCCACATCCGGCTACACATGTGCCCAATCTCTTCCTATCCGCTTCACTCATTCGATCCCCAGTCCTCTTTCCCTCGTATATATGTCCTGCTCTTTCCTCCTCTATAGCCGCTCGAATCGCATCCCAAGCATTCGACATCGTTCGCGGACATGCAGCATACGAAAGAACAACAACAACGGAAAGACCATGATCACAGCCGTACGTGAGCAGCGCTTACCTTACCTCGCACAACAAGGCTTGGGGCTGAGTTCAGGTGTGATAGTGCATCCTTGCCCACGTCGTGCACCGGAGGACCAAGCTGTCAGCCGCAGACGGACAATGCAAGCTCGGATCTGAATATAGGTCTGTATTGCAGATCCAGAAAAGCACTATGGCATATGTCTTACACGCTATACAGCTACCCATAGCGTTGTCATTGGTTGGTAGTGTTTGGTGTTGGAGGAGCGCGTATGTAGGAGTGCAGTGCAGGATGATGCGCGGTTGGCAAGCGCGAGGTGACGATGTGGGAGCTTGCCCGTGACTGTGCACTGACCAACGTGCATGGGCTAGCTGCTATTCTTGGGTGTCTTGCCTTTGTGGTAGTTCTTACTGCTCACGACTTGCATCAGCATGTGTGTCAGGTTTGAGGATCCGATGCATTGACCTTCGCAAGCGCAATGTAGTTCAGCCGGACGGCACAGCTTAGAGAAAAAACGAAACGTTCACCAGCAATCATGGCCACTTCATCTACGCGATCATTTTGATGTGTGTCAGTAGGTCCGTAGCATGCCTGAGGATGCAGCCCCCTTCTATACTTTAAGGATACGATCTCCATTCATCGCAGCGTCTCATCGTCTCGTCATCGCATCGTCTAACCTCATCTCCTCTCTTCACTCCTA
Encoded here:
- a CDS encoding Putative oxidoreductase, translated to MPSTPSRSNDQAGASGTVILGAGIIGCATAYYLSQSATTRPDSIHLVEASDGLFDSASGKSGGFIAEDWFGPATASLGRLSFQLHQELADEHNGRQNWGYSRSTGISLVDGGGRSSSGGRQDTEWLANGTSRAQAAQDPGVHEFVSGNGPSWLRKRDGDAVDHIGEEGGVAQVDPLRLSHFLLDQCTSRGVHLHHPARAVQITTDPTGILSGITLRDSDSDDTEHHIPCTRLLISASAWTPQIFASLFRSSPTTIAVTPYAGHSIVVKSPRWTREHETRGCHALLTTMQNSFSPEIFSRVGEEIYIAGLNDSDLPLPEKASEAVPDPEAIEDLIAVAHTLPGRDGTDVSDLEVLREGLCFRPVTRSGAPILTRMEDKELGGMRMAEDGGVYVCAGPGPWGISLGLETGLVMSEMIEGKRTSADVRRLGLR
- a CDS encoding NCT transcriptional regulatory complex subunit B encodes the protein MSDKEFGGNDDLSLPKATVQKIINEVLATNPAFEGANLAFAKDTRDILIECCVEFITMLTSEANEIAEKDAKKTIACEHITKAIADLGYPDFVPELEKVAAEFKTQQAHRERKQTKIEQSGMSHEELLKAQEELFKSAGDKYNAGPAE
- a CDS encoding Carboxylesterase patB — translated: MGGGDPAEVTIWGASAGGGSVTAQLIAGGAFDEPPFSAAIAEYPWWQPYINETQQDITYRHALELSQCKTTTCLRALPEEQMVVLAQAVLNASYPGPGAVYGVVVDDKFILDLPSQEFACGHFHDVPLIVGHSVNEGSIFVRRNYSPQVMATDDAELLFPFAGPAFLSRLYNLYPRAAYDSISNQTVGWFGDFNINCPTYHTAHNAIDRTSNKSAVWKMLFNAGRKRHGATFEYLNSNYTGLPQASNQTLGQIMSSYWMSFIMTQDPNVLRMDRAPDWPSYASGGIGTLDTGEAVGFQTLEVMDDAMEAVVDNDASAKCDFFASRAFQVQN